In Oryza brachyantha chromosome 1, ObraRS2, whole genome shotgun sequence, the following are encoded in one genomic region:
- the LOC121055129 gene encoding uncharacterized protein LOC121055129 translates to MMLLEVRDNPEREREMEAEAEPEPDVTWEALFQRRVVMAEGHCLNLQELLRGLLDAPDGQARSDMAGMEEMLRGLEAASTQVGLAIANMGAACNLAPIGKAPREWAPPPLHSVDDFDSRVWLVHFLLQKGSEIAKRVHDRLETARVHMSAAAEILEVLGGDDHSPWVEDLAITELMYGLLELTETLDLTVDLVAVTTTAREDVFSDSGGVG, encoded by the exons ATGATGTTGCTG GAGGTTCGAGACAatccagagagagagagagagatggaggcggaggcggagccggagccggatgTCACCTGGGAAGCGCTGTTCCAGCGGCGCGTGGTCATGGCGGAGGGGCACTGCCTCAACCTCCAGGAGCTTCTCCGCGGGCTGCTCGATGCCCCCGACGGGCAGGCGAGGTCTGATATGGCCGGCATGGAGGAGATGCTGCGCGGGCTGGAGGCAGCCTCGACGCAGGTCGGCCTCGCCATCGCCAACATGGGCGCGGCCTGCAACCTAGCTCCCATAGGCAAAGCGCCCAGAGagtgggcgccgccgccgctccactCCGTCGACGACTTCGACTCCCGCGTGTGGCTCGTCCACTTCCTGCTCCAAAAGGGCTCCGAGATCGCCAAGCGTGTGCACGACCGGCTGGAGACCGCCCGCGTCCAcatgagcgccgccgccgagatccTGGAGGTGCTGGGAGGGGACGACCACTCTCCGTGGGTGGAAGACCTCGCCATCACCGAGCTAATGTACGGCTTGCTGGAACTCACTGAAACGCTCGACCTGACGGTGGACCTCGTTGCCGTGACCACCACCGCGCGGGAGGATGTGTTCTCTGATTCGGGCGGCGTCGGTTGA
- the LOC102721974 gene encoding uncharacterized protein LOC102721974 — translation MDGPRLERMALMVPEILLVVATSEGVLTSIERAFSLFEEDASDSSSSSTDGSEDSFDFDVLVESTYNPGSGDAGEHSFDFEFSVDSSGEASFGPGAPLDTTGDEQYQYTFLVPMDTSGNVEHADDHGEASNVTPDHEWHKAGSIDYWADTLASALAPDGLLTSAHREITRLVTLHGVAVRLLNLCVSPHGDEAAWKRWRGHREAVVLRAHDALLKLSSATSATAAAEDFLRLRSVLSPHRSDWPSEAKRLVCDARRDVDEAWDAVMLMRDAAARQFFETWMILKASQPLQRRPVAYRIDPLY, via the coding sequence ATGGATGGACCGCGGCTTGAGCGGATGGCGCTGATGGTGCCGGAAATTCTCCTGGTCGTCGCCACCTCGGAAGGGGTCCTCACCAGCATCGAGCGCGCCTTCAGCCTGTTCGAGGAGGACGCCTCCGATTCGAGCTCGAGCAGCACTGATGGCAGCGAGGACAGCTTCGACTTCGATGTCCTCGTGGAGAGCACGTACAAccccggcagcggcgacgccggcgagcacaGTTTTGACTTTGAGTTCTCCGTGGATAGCAGTGGCGAGGCCAGCTTCGGCCCTGGGGCCCCCTTGGATACCACCGGTGACGAGCAGTACCAGTACACCTTCCTCGTCCCCATGGACACCAGCGGCAATGTCGAACACGCTGACGACCACGGGGAGGCCAGCAATGTCACCCCTGACCACGAGTGGCACAAGGCCGGCAGCATCGACTACTGGGCCGACACCCTCGCCAGCGCGCTCGCCCCCGACGGGCTCCTCACCTCCGCCCACCGCGAGATCACGCGCCTCGTCACGCTCCACGGAGTGGCCGTCCGCTTGCTGAACCTCTGCGTCTCCCCGCatggcgacgaggcggcgtgGAAGAGGTGGAGGGGGCACCGCGAGGCCGTCGTCCTCCGTGCCCACGACGCGCTACTGAAGCTGAGCTCTGCCACgtcggccaccgccgcggccgagGACTTCCTCCGCCTGAGATCCGTCTTGTCCCCTCACCGGAGCGATTGGCCATCGGAGGCGAAGCGGCTCGTGTGCGACGCCAGGCGCGACGTCGACGAGGCGTGGGACGCGGTGATGCTGATGCGCGACGCCGCGGCGCGTCAGTTCTTCGAGACCTGGATGATCCTGAAAGCATCGCAGCCGCTGCAGCGCAGGCCAGTCGCTTATCGAATCGACCCCCTCTATTAG